From a single Capillibacterium thermochitinicola genomic region:
- the pgsA gene encoding CDP-diacylglycerol--glycerol-3-phosphate 3-phosphatidyltransferase gives MRIADYLTLSRIILTPVCLFFLFFPMEHKEIYAATIFILAALTDGLDGYVARRRNESTAFGKSFDPIADKILIGGALYSLFMLDKVSGWVVAVILAREILITVLRAKAQKKGLSVAAGLWGKIKTFSQIIAITMIILSVPGAQIVLYIAVFFTAFSGLDYLWKWKRAFLPPQK, from the coding sequence ATGAGAATAGCAGATTACTTAACCCTTTCCAGGATTATTTTGACACCGGTCTGTTTATTTTTTCTTTTTTTCCCGATGGAACATAAGGAGATCTATGCAGCCACGATCTTTATTTTGGCCGCGTTGACCGATGGTCTGGACGGTTATGTGGCCCGTCGCCGCAACGAGTCCACTGCTTTTGGAAAGTCGTTTGACCCCATTGCCGATAAAATCCTGATCGGCGGTGCCCTGTACAGTCTCTTTATGTTGGACAAGGTTAGCGGTTGGGTCGTGGCGGTCATCCTCGCCCGGGAGATCTTAATCACCGTCCTGCGTGCCAAGGCGCAGAAGAAAGGACTGTCGGTGGCGGCGGGGCTTTGGGGCAAGATTAAGACTTTTTCCCAAATCATTGCCATTACGATGATCATTCTTTCGGTGCCCGGGGCGCAGATCGTACTCTATATTGCGGTCTTCTTCACCGCTTTTTCGGGCCTTGATTATCTCTGGAAATGGAAAAGGGCGTTTTTGCCGCCCCAAAAATAA
- a CDS encoding lytic transglycosylase domain-containing protein: MKVIFFVIRKRHLKLFLLLLLVLLGGVLHKPVGRLVFPFPFREEIERRAEYAGVDPQLVAALIYVESKFNPKARSTKGARGLMQIMPETAAWVSAQKGLDLQEEDLDRPEVNIPIGVWYLSYLFREFNGDRVLALAAYNAGGEKVKAWLASGAWSGRVNDLHSIPYLETRRYVAKIMRTYCVYRYLYNHRA; this comes from the coding sequence GTGAAGGTTATTTTTTTCGTAATCAGAAAACGCCATCTTAAGCTCTTTCTGCTTTTGCTCCTGGTGCTTTTGGGCGGGGTGCTCCATAAGCCGGTTGGGCGCCTGGTGTTCCCATTTCCGTTCCGGGAGGAGATTGAGCGGCGGGCCGAATACGCCGGAGTCGATCCCCAACTGGTGGCCGCCTTGATCTATGTGGAAAGCAAGTTTAACCCGAAAGCCCGGTCGACAAAGGGAGCCCGCGGGTTGATGCAGATCATGCCGGAGACGGCCGCTTGGGTCAGCGCCCAAAAGGGCCTTGATTTACAGGAGGAGGATCTGGACCGCCCGGAGGTTAACATCCCAATTGGGGTCTGGTATTTGAGTTACCTGTTCCGGGAGTTCAACGGGGACCGGGTTTTAGCTCTGGCCGCCTATAACGCGGGCGGCGAGAAGGTCAAAGCCTGGCTTGCTTCCGGGGCCTGGAGCGGCCGGGTCAATGATCTGCACAGCATCCCTTATCTGGAGACCAGGCGCTACGTGGCGAAGATCATGCGAACCTACTGCGTGTACCGGTATTTGTACAATCACCGGGCCTGA
- the mutM gene encoding bifunctional DNA-formamidopyrimidine glycosylase/DNA-(apurinic or apyrimidinic site) lyase, with protein sequence MPELPEVETIRRSLLPLVQGAVIDKVQVFLAKAVKPAPAEFETALTGKRITGLARRGKYLLFQLDSGQCLAFHLRMAGRLVWQSGTAPLAKHTTLVMKLQDGKSLHFVDPRKFGTAVLFPPAAPPAGLTALGLEPLTTEKEELLAVLAKAAARRSGPVKGLLLDQQVLAGLGNIYADEVLFAAGVSPLRPAREVTRAEWEKIYDSMVRILNASLAHRGTSQRDYVDGRGKAGEFQNYLKVYGRKKEPCVNCGAQLVYARVAGRGTHYCSTCQR encoded by the coding sequence ATGCCCGAATTACCAGAAGTCGAAACCATTCGCCGGTCTTTGCTACCGCTGGTGCAGGGGGCGGTGATCGACAAGGTCCAGGTTTTTCTGGCGAAGGCGGTCAAGCCCGCTCCGGCGGAGTTTGAGACGGCGCTCACCGGAAAGCGGATCACCGGCCTGGCGCGGCGGGGGAAGTACCTTCTGTTCCAGCTGGACAGTGGGCAGTGCCTGGCGTTCCATCTCCGGATGGCCGGGCGTTTGGTCTGGCAAAGCGGAACGGCGCCGCTGGCGAAACATACCACGTTGGTCATGAAGCTACAGGACGGGAAGAGCCTTCATTTTGTTGACCCGCGTAAATTCGGCACCGCCGTGTTGTTTCCCCCGGCGGCCCCACCGGCCGGTCTCACCGCGCTCGGTTTGGAGCCGTTAACGACGGAGAAGGAAGAGCTTTTGGCTGTTTTGGCAAAGGCGGCGGCCCGGCGTTCGGGGCCGGTCAAGGGGCTCCTCCTGGACCAGCAGGTCCTGGCCGGGTTGGGCAATATCTACGCCGATGAGGTTTTGTTCGCGGCGGGGGTCTCTCCCCTCCGTCCGGCCCGGGAGGTAACCAGGGCCGAATGGGAAAAGATTTACGATTCCATGGTGCGGATTTTAAACGCCTCGCTGGCCCACCGGGGGACGTCCCAGCGGGATTATGTGGACGGGCGGGGCAAGGCCGGTGAATTCCAGAATTATTTAAAGGTTTACGGCCGGAAAAAAGAACCCTGCGTGAACTGCGGCGCCCAGTTGGTCTATGCCCGGGTCGCCGGCCGGGGGACCCATTACTGTTCCACCTGCCAAAGATAG
- the rimO gene encoding 30S ribosomal protein S12 methylthiotransferase RimO, producing MDKQEMAGMKIGWISLGCPKNQVDTEYMIGLSEEAGFARTANPEEADVLVINTCSFIESATQESIDTILEFAAYKQKNCRLLVVAGCLPQRYRQELVKALPEVDLWVGTGEYARLPELLTAALEKKGAARLVADAPAGWLPPSLADRPLTTPPHYAYVKIAEGCNHHCLYCIIPKLKGEYRSRKPESIIAEVENLLARGVKEINLVAQDTTAYGTDFDGAFNLSSLLSRLDKLEGDFWIRLFYTYPSLINEELLRTIRDSRHICHYLDIPLQHVSSAVLKRMGRRGTEGEIRALIGRVRQYLPEVAIRSTFIVGYPGETEEDFAQLLAFLAEVRLDWVGVFPYYREEGTAAARLPGQVHHATKKRRARLVLEQQQNHSAAKNRALIGRELRVLLEKEKAPGWWEGRSYREAPGIDGVVQVQVTADQRNRLAPGTFVQVQIEAAGPYELSGKIKTNG from the coding sequence ATGGACAAGCAGGAAATGGCAGGAATGAAGATTGGCTGGATTTCCCTGGGTTGCCCGAAAAACCAGGTTGATACCGAATACATGATCGGCTTATCGGAAGAAGCCGGGTTCGCCAGGACGGCAAATCCGGAGGAAGCCGACGTCCTGGTGATTAACACCTGTTCATTTATTGAGTCGGCGACGCAAGAGTCGATCGATACGATCTTGGAATTTGCCGCCTACAAGCAGAAAAACTGCCGCTTGTTGGTGGTGGCCGGTTGTCTTCCCCAAAGGTACCGGCAGGAACTGGTGAAAGCCCTGCCGGAAGTGGATCTTTGGGTCGGGACCGGCGAGTATGCCCGGTTGCCGGAGCTCTTGACGGCAGCTTTGGAAAAAAAGGGTGCGGCCCGGTTGGTTGCGGACGCCCCGGCGGGCTGGCTGCCGCCCTCCCTTGCCGACCGGCCGTTGACGACCCCGCCCCATTATGCGTATGTGAAGATTGCCGAGGGTTGTAATCACCACTGCCTGTACTGTATCATTCCCAAGCTCAAGGGGGAGTACCGCAGCCGGAAACCGGAGAGCATCATCGCGGAAGTCGAGAACCTGCTGGCGCGGGGTGTGAAGGAGATCAACCTGGTGGCGCAGGATACGACGGCTTACGGTACCGACTTCGACGGGGCGTTTAACCTTAGTTCTCTCCTCTCTCGCCTGGACAAGCTGGAAGGCGATTTTTGGATCCGTCTTTTCTACACCTATCCGTCGTTGATCAATGAGGAGCTTTTGCGGACGATCCGGGACTCCAGGCATATCTGCCACTATCTGGACATTCCTTTACAGCACGTGAGCTCCGCCGTGCTCAAACGGATGGGCCGCCGGGGTACGGAAGGGGAAATCCGGGCGTTAATCGGTCGGGTGCGCCAGTACCTTCCGGAGGTGGCGATCCGCTCCACTTTTATCGTGGGTTACCCGGGGGAAACGGAGGAGGACTTTGCGCAGCTCTTGGCTTTTTTGGCCGAGGTGCGCCTGGATTGGGTGGGGGTCTTTCCCTATTACCGGGAGGAGGGAACCGCCGCCGCGCGGTTACCGGGGCAAGTCCACCACGCCACTAAAAAACGCCGGGCCCGTCTGGTTTTGGAACAGCAGCAAAACCATTCCGCCGCCAAAAACCGGGCGTTGATCGGCCGCGAACTGCGGGTTTTACTGGAAAAGGAGAAGGCGCCGGGGTGGTGGGAAGGCCGGTCTTACCGGGAAGCCCCGGGGATTGACGGGGTGGTGCAGGTCCAGGTAACCGCAGACCAAAGGAACCGGCTCGCTCCCGGTACTTTCGTCCAGGTTCAAATTGAAGCGGCGGGCCCCTATGAACTCAGCGGTAAAATAAAAACGAACGGCTAA
- the coaE gene encoding dephospho-CoA kinase (Dephospho-CoA kinase (CoaE) performs the final step in coenzyme A biosynthesis.) gives MATGFVIGLTGGLGTGKTTVARILQELGLTVISADQIGHQLLEPGTAVYERVKEFFGPEILDAAGQIDRRALGRIVFRDPEKRGRLNDLTHPAIIARIKAEVDRLKQAGKDVVVEVPLLFEAGLAAKAEIGFDEIWVVAASPAVQLARVQTRDGLGEEEARRRIGVQMPLEMKIARADVVVYNDGNETELKEKVKAIFAARKQAHISSADA, from the coding sequence ATGGCAACGGGTTTCGTGATTGGCCTGACCGGAGGGCTGGGGACTGGCAAAACCACCGTGGCGCGGATTTTACAGGAACTGGGGCTGACCGTGATCAGTGCGGACCAAATCGGTCATCAGCTGCTGGAGCCGGGAACCGCAGTGTACGAAAGAGTAAAGGAGTTTTTCGGACCGGAGATTCTGGACGCGGCCGGCCAGATCGACCGGCGGGCGTTGGGACGGATCGTTTTCCGGGACCCGGAAAAGCGGGGGCGTTTAAACGACCTGACGCACCCGGCGATCATTGCCCGGATCAAGGCGGAAGTGGACAGGTTAAAGCAGGCGGGGAAGGATGTGGTCGTCGAGGTACCGCTCCTTTTTGAAGCGGGTTTGGCGGCGAAGGCGGAGATCGGTTTTGATGAGATTTGGGTGGTGGCGGCTTCCCCGGCGGTGCAACTGGCGCGGGTGCAAACCCGGGACGGACTGGGGGAGGAAGAAGCCCGGCGGCGGATTGGGGTGCAAATGCCGCTTGAGATGAAGATTGCCCGCGCCGATGTGGTGGTCTATAATGACGGCAATGAAACGGAATTAAAGGAGAAAGTGAAAGCGATCTTCGCGGCGCGGAAACAGGCGCATATTTCTTCGGCGGACGCATAG
- a CDS encoding aminotransferase class V-fold PLP-dependent enzyme, which yields MEKNWHEQIRAEILGLDTIVPLSDGTKRPYINLDNAATTPPLTAVVQAVQSFLPWYSSVHRGFGYKSQLSTEVYMEARRIILDFFGAPADQYIALFVKNTSDGLNKLSQRLPLDNAEVLTTWMEHHSNDLPWRLRKQAQFIQLTKDGCLDLADLERKLKKSRRPVKLVTVCGASNVTGIINPIQTIAELAQHYGAQLSVDAAQLAPHYPIRLQAGPAQITYLTLSGHKMYAPFGSGILLGPLSAFRNGIPDQVGGGTVIAVSREQVVFAPPPDRDEAGTPNLIGALALAVSLRWLARNNFPRLVAHEAELTRYAYNQLKTVPGLTLYGPPPERYPRVGVISFNLEGIPHGLVAAYLAFEAGIGVRHGCFCARPYVHHLLGLTEAEIISAENLAKAGKKCLLPGMVRVSFGFYNTKTEIDLLVDALKTLRTEEEKIKYRYRIDPATGEYLPQVGNFKAALLRHTKTFFNL from the coding sequence ATGGAAAAAAATTGGCATGAGCAAATACGCGCCGAGATCCTCGGACTCGACACCATTGTCCCTTTGAGTGATGGAACAAAGCGGCCCTATATCAATCTGGATAATGCGGCAACCACACCGCCGCTCACCGCCGTCGTGCAGGCCGTCCAATCCTTTTTACCCTGGTATTCCAGTGTCCACCGGGGCTTTGGCTACAAATCGCAACTCTCCACCGAAGTCTATATGGAAGCGCGCCGGATCATCCTGGATTTTTTTGGCGCCCCGGCCGATCAGTACATCGCCCTTTTTGTCAAGAACACCAGCGACGGACTGAACAAACTTTCCCAGCGACTACCCCTGGACAATGCGGAAGTCCTCACTACTTGGATGGAACATCATTCCAACGATCTGCCCTGGCGGTTACGAAAACAGGCCCAGTTTATCCAGCTCACCAAAGACGGCTGCCTTGATCTGGCCGACCTCGAAAGGAAGCTGAAAAAATCGCGCCGTCCGGTCAAACTGGTCACCGTCTGCGGCGCTTCCAACGTCACCGGCATCATCAACCCGATCCAAACCATCGCCGAACTTGCCCAGCATTATGGGGCCCAACTGTCCGTCGACGCCGCCCAACTGGCCCCCCATTACCCCATCCGGTTACAGGCGGGACCAGCCCAGATCACTTATTTAACGCTCTCCGGGCACAAAATGTATGCCCCCTTTGGTTCCGGCATCCTCCTGGGGCCGCTCTCCGCTTTCCGTAACGGCATCCCGGACCAGGTCGGGGGCGGTACCGTAATTGCTGTTTCCCGGGAACAAGTTGTTTTTGCCCCACCGCCCGACCGGGATGAAGCGGGGACCCCAAATCTCATCGGGGCGCTCGCCCTCGCCGTCAGCCTGCGCTGGCTGGCCCGGAATAATTTCCCGCGGCTGGTCGCCCACGAGGCGGAACTGACCAGATACGCCTACAACCAGCTCAAAACGGTGCCCGGTTTGACGCTTTACGGGCCGCCGCCGGAGCGTTACCCCCGGGTGGGCGTGATCTCCTTCAACCTGGAGGGCATTCCCCACGGTTTAGTCGCCGCTTACCTGGCCTTTGAGGCCGGCATCGGCGTCCGGCACGGCTGTTTCTGCGCCCGTCCCTATGTTCATCATCTTTTAGGGTTAACCGAAGCCGAGATTATTTCCGCGGAAAATTTAGCAAAGGCGGGGAAAAAATGCCTCCTCCCGGGGATGGTCCGGGTCAGTTTCGGCTTTTACAACACCAAAACCGAGATTGATCTCCTGGTTGACGCCTTAAAAACCCTCCGCACCGAGGAGGAAAAAATAAAATACCGGTACCGGATTGATCCGGCGACCGGCGAATATCTGCCCCAGGTCGGCAATTTCAAAGCCGCTCTCTTGCGGCATACCAAAACCTTTTTCAATCTTTAG